Proteins encoded by one window of Arachis hypogaea cultivar Tifrunner chromosome 1, arahy.Tifrunner.gnm2.J5K5, whole genome shotgun sequence:
- the LOC112695155 gene encoding pentatricopeptide repeat-containing protein At1g09220, mitochondrial-like: MIHLKLRHPLSAYFPFIPITTTISHQIHHGFPYSKTSSYSSQPKHPQHLLSILLKHPPSHRHHNKTTQQVHSYTITSGLFHFPLFYTHLTSLLLFNNIIRSYFLVSLPQQALYFFAYTQKSLTFLSYPLLDTFTFAFLCHACANSTCTHFGIQLHSLIFKVGFQFHVYVQTGLLQMYSNFGRLVESFKVFEEMPERNTVTWNVLITGLVMWGEVELTCSVFNQMPDRSVVSWTLVMDGYTRSNQPAKALSLFREMVVVHGIEPNEATFLTIFPAVANLGYVKICQLVHGYVEKKGFNEFDTRLCNALIDLYAKCGCIDSAIRFFNEIPEHRKNLVSWTSAISSFAMNGMGREAVECFEMMEKAGLRPNCVTFLCVLNACSHGGMVEEGLKFFNKMVNDIQLVPDIKHYGCLIDMLGRAGRLEEAENVALQVPLDIANVVIWRTLLGACSVHNNVEIGQRVTRKILEMEKRHGGDYVLMSNIFVCVGRFNDAERLREMIDKRIAFKIPGYSSV; this comes from the coding sequence ATGATACACCTAAAGTTGAGGCACCCTCTTTCAGCTTATTTCCCATTCATTCCGATCACTACTACCATCTCTCACCAAATTCACCATGGTTTCCCATATTCCAAAACCAGTTCATATTCATCCCAACCCAAGCACCCACAACACTTGCTCTCCATTCTTCTAAAACACCCACCATCCCATCGCCACCACAACAAAACCACCCAACAAGTCCACTCTTACACCATCACCTCTGGCCTCTTCCACTTCCCTCTTTTTTACACCCACCTCACTTCTTTGCTACTCTTCAATAACATTATTCGTTCTTATTTTCTTGTCTCATTACCCCAACAAGCCCTTTACTTCTTTGCATACACCCAAAAGTCCCTTACTTTCTTGTCATATcctttacttgacaccttcacttTTGCATTCCTATGCCATGCTTGTGCCAACTCAACCTGTACCCACTTTGGgatccagctccattcccttatTTTCAAGGTGGGGTTTCAGTTTCATGTCTATGTGCAAACTGGGCTCCTTCAGATGTACTCAAATTTTGGCCGTTTGGTTGAGTCCTTCAAGGTGTTCGAGGAAATGCCTGAGAGAAACACTGTCACTTGGAATGTTTTGATCACCGGTTTGGTCATGTGGGGTGAGGTTGAACTTACTTGTTCAGTGTTTAATCAAATGCCAGACCGGAGTGTGGTCTCGTGGACCCTTGTTATGGATGGTTACACTCGCTCGAATCAGCCTGCGAAGGCTTTGTCTTTGTTTAGGGAAATGGTTGTTGTTCATGGTATAGAACCTAATGAAGCTACTTTCTTGACTATTTTTCCCGCAGTTGCAAATTTAGGGTATGTTAAGATTTGTCAATTAGTTCATGGTTATGTAGAAAAGAAAGGGTTCAATGAATTTGATACACGCCTTTGTAATGCACTGATTGATCTGTATGCAAAGTGTGGATGCATAGATAGTGCAATTAGATTCTTCAATGAGATACCAGAGCATAGGAAGAATTTGGTATCATGGACTTCAGCTATCTCTAGTTTTGCTATGAATGGGATGGGGAGGGAAGCTGTGGAGTGTTTCGAAATGATGGAGAAAGCCGGGCTGAGGCCGAACTGCGTGACATTCTTGTGTGTCTTGAATGCTTGTAGCCATGGTGGAATGGTGGAGGAGGGGCTCAAGTTTTTCAATAAAATGGTGAATGATATTCAGCTTGTGCCTGATATCAAGCACTATGGATGTCTGATAGATATGTTAGGGAGGGCTGGGAGGTTAGAGGAAGCAGAAAATGTTGCCTTGCAAGTGCCTCTTGATATAGCCAATGTTGTGATTTGGAGAACACTGTTGGGTGCTTGTAGTGTTCATAATAATGTTGAAATTGGTCAGAGGGTAACAAGAAAAATATTAGAGATGGAGAAAAGACATGGTGGGGATTATGTTCTTATGTCCAATATCTTTGTTTGTGTTGGGAGATTTAATGATGCTGAGAGGTTAAGGGAAATGATAGACAAGAGAATTGCATTTAAAATTCCTGGTTATAGTTCAGTCTAA